The following coding sequences are from one Ruminococcus flavefaciens AE3010 window:
- the tuf gene encoding elongation factor Tu translates to MAKAKFERTKPHVNIGTIGHVDHGKTTLTAAITKTLAMKGQAQYEAYDMIDKAPEERERGITINTAHVEYETDKRHYAHVDCPGHADYVKNMITGAAQMDGAILVVAASDGPMAQTREHILLARQVGVPAIVVFMNKADQVDDEELLELVEMDIRDLLSSYDFPGDDTPIIKGSALKALEAPDDLSDPAYKPILDLMDAVDEFIPSPERDDAKPFLMPIEDTMTISGRGTVVTGRVERGKLNVNEPVEIVGLSDEKLNTVVTGLEMFRKTLDFCEAGDNVGALLRGITRDQVERGQVLCKPGSIHPHTKFSGQVYVLKKEEGGRHTPFFNNYRPQFYFRTTDVTGVVTLPADKEMCMPGDNVAMDVELITPIAIEEGLRFAIREGGRTVGSGVVTKINE, encoded by the coding sequence ATGGCTAAGGCTAAATTTGAAAGAACTAAACCCCATGTAAACATTGGTACAATCGGACACGTTGACCACGGTAAGACAACTCTTACTGCTGCTATCACAAAGACTCTCGCTATGAAGGGTCAGGCTCAGTATGAGGCTTACGATATGATCGATAAGGCTCCAGAAGAGAGAGAGCGTGGTATCACAATCAATACAGCTCACGTTGAGTACGAGACAGACAAGCGTCACTATGCTCACGTTGACTGCCCCGGTCACGCTGACTACGTTAAGAACATGATCACAGGTGCTGCTCAGATGGACGGCGCTATCCTCGTTGTTGCTGCTTCTGATGGTCCTATGGCTCAGACAAGAGAGCACATCCTTCTCGCTCGTCAGGTTGGCGTTCCTGCAATCGTTGTATTCATGAACAAGGCTGATCAGGTTGACGACGAAGAGCTCCTCGAGCTCGTTGAGATGGACATCCGTGACCTTCTCTCAAGCTATGACTTCCCAGGCGATGATACACCTATCATCAAGGGTTCTGCTCTTAAGGCTCTCGAAGCTCCCGACGATCTTAGCGATCCTGCTTACAAGCCTATCCTCGACCTCATGGACGCTGTAGATGAGTTCATCCCAAGCCCTGAGAGAGACGATGCTAAGCCTTTCCTTATGCCTATCGAGGATACTATGACAATTTCAGGTCGTGGTACTGTTGTTACAGGTAGAGTAGAGCGTGGAAAGCTCAACGTAAACGAGCCTGTTGAGATCGTTGGTCTTTCTGACGAGAAGCTCAACACAGTTGTTACAGGTCTTGAAATGTTCAGAAAGACTCTTGACTTCTGTGAGGCTGGTGATAACGTTGGTGCTCTTCTCCGTGGTATCACAAGAGACCAGGTTGAGCGTGGACAGGTTCTTTGTAAGCCCGGCTCAATCCACCCACACACAAAGTTCAGCGGTCAGGTTTACGTACTGAAGAAGGAAGAGGGCGGCCGTCATACTCCTTTCTTCAACAACTACAGACCTCAGTTCTACTTCAGAACAACTGACGTTACTGGCGTTGTAACTCTTCCTGCTGACAAGGAAATGTGTATGCCTGGCGATAACGTTGCTATGGACGTTGAGCTCATCACTCCTATCGCTATCGAAGAGGGACTCCGTTTCGCTATCCGTGAGGGTGGTAGAACAGTTGGTTCAGGCGTTGTTACAAAGATCAACGAATAA
- the fusA gene encoding elongation factor G: MSRDCSLENTRNIGIMAHIDAGKTTTTERILFYTGVNHKIGETHEGSATMDWMEQEQERGITITSAATTCYWAGHRLNIIDTPGHVDFTVEVERSLRVLDGSVTVLCAKGGVEPQSETVWRQADNYKVPRMAYVNKMDIMGADFYHVIDMMKDRLKCNAVPIQLPIGAEDSFRGIIDLVEMKAYIYTNDLGTDIKVEDIPDDMKEIAQKYHDEMVEHVAEQDEALMEKYFEEGELSQEEIKTCIRKATIANHMVPVTCGTSYKNKGVQKLLDAIIDYMPSPLDVPAIKGVNPDTDEEEDRPSSDSEPFSALAFKIATDPFVGKLAFFRVYSGVVNQGDTVLNATKDTKERFGRIVQMHANHRKDLTTVYSGDIAAAVGLKNTTTGDTLCDEKHPIILESMEFPEPVIQLAIEPKTKAGQEKMGIALAKLAEEDPTFKTWTDEETGQTIIAGMGELHLDIIVDRLLREFKVEANVGAPQVAYKETIKGKADIDYKYKKQSGGSGQYGHVKIRVEPNESGKGYEFKNAVVGGSIPKEYIPAVDAGIQGAMKAGILAGYEVVDVKVELYDGSYHEVDSSEMAFKIAGSIAFKEALKQANAVLMEPVMKVAVIVPDDYLGTVIGDLSSRRGQIQGQESRSGSIQVDALVPLSEMFGYTSDLRSNTQGRGQYTMEPHSYEEVPKSIAEKIMANRAKN, from the coding sequence ATGTCAAGAGATTGTTCACTTGAAAATACAAGAAATATCGGCATAATGGCCCACATCGACGCAGGTAAGACCACTACCACAGAGCGTATCCTTTTCTACACAGGTGTTAACCACAAGATCGGTGAAACACACGAAGGTTCCGCTACTATGGACTGGATGGAGCAGGAGCAGGAGAGAGGTATCACAATTACTTCAGCTGCTACTACTTGCTACTGGGCAGGCCACAGACTTAACATCATCGACACCCCCGGCCACGTTGACTTTACAGTTGAGGTTGAGCGTTCACTCCGTGTACTCGACGGCTCTGTAACAGTTCTCTGCGCTAAGGGCGGCGTTGAGCCTCAGTCTGAAACCGTTTGGAGACAGGCTGATAACTATAAGGTACCCCGTATGGCTTATGTAAATAAGATGGATATTATGGGTGCCGATTTCTATCATGTTATCGACATGATGAAGGACAGACTCAAGTGTAATGCTGTTCCGATCCAACTCCCTATCGGTGCTGAGGACTCATTCAGAGGCATCATCGACCTCGTTGAGATGAAGGCTTACATTTATACAAACGATCTCGGTACAGATATCAAGGTTGAAGATATCCCTGATGATATGAAGGAGATTGCTCAGAAGTATCACGACGAAATGGTAGAGCACGTTGCCGAGCAGGACGAAGCACTCATGGAGAAATACTTTGAGGAAGGCGAGCTCTCTCAGGAAGAGATCAAGACCTGCATCAGAAAGGCTACTATTGCTAACCACATGGTACCTGTTACCTGCGGTACTTCATATAAGAACAAGGGTGTTCAGAAGCTCCTCGATGCTATCATCGACTACATGCCTTCTCCACTCGACGTTCCTGCTATCAAGGGCGTTAACCCTGATACAGATGAAGAAGAGGACAGACCTTCTTCTGACAGCGAGCCATTCTCAGCTCTCGCATTCAAGATCGCTACTGACCCATTCGTTGGTAAGCTTGCGTTCTTCCGTGTATACTCAGGTGTTGTTAATCAGGGTGATACAGTTCTCAACGCTACTAAGGACACTAAGGAGCGTTTCGGCCGTATCGTTCAGATGCACGCTAACCACAGAAAAGACCTCACTACTGTTTACTCAGGCGATATCGCTGCTGCAGTAGGTCTCAAGAATACAACCACAGGTGACACACTCTGTGATGAAAAGCATCCTATCATTCTCGAATCCATGGAATTCCCAGAGCCTGTTATCCAGCTCGCTATCGAGCCCAAGACAAAGGCAGGTCAGGAAAAGATGGGTATCGCTCTTGCAAAGCTTGCTGAAGAGGATCCTACCTTCAAGACATGGACTGACGAGGAAACAGGTCAGACTATCATCGCTGGTATGGGTGAGCTCCACCTCGACATTATCGTTGACCGTCTCCTCCGTGAGTTCAAGGTCGAGGCTAATGTAGGTGCTCCTCAGGTTGCTTACAAGGAAACTATCAAGGGCAAAGCAGACATCGACTACAAGTACAAGAAGCAGTCCGGTGGTTCAGGTCAGTACGGTCACGTTAAGATCCGTGTTGAGCCTAACGAGTCGGGTAAGGGCTACGAGTTCAAGAACGCTGTTGTCGGCGGTTCTATCCCCAAGGAGTATATCCCTGCTGTTGACGCAGGTATCCAGGGCGCTATGAAGGCAGGTATCCTTGCTGGCTATGAGGTAGTTGACGTTAAGGTAGAGCTTTACGATGGATCATACCACGAAGTTGACTCATCTGAAATGGCATTCAAGATCGCTGGTTCTATCGCGTTCAAGGAAGCTCTCAAGCAGGCTAACGCAGTTCTCATGGAGCCTGTTATGAAGGTTGCAGTCATCGTTCCTGACGATTATCTCGGAACAGTTATCGGTGACCTCAGCTCTCGCCGTGGACAGATCCAGGGACAGGAGTCAAGATCAGGTTCTATCCAGGTCGACGCTCTCGTACCTCTTTCAGAAATGTTCGGTTATACAAGCGACCTCCGTTCTAATACACAGGGTCGTGGTCAGTATACTATGGAGCCCCACAGCTATGAGGAAGTTCCAAAGAGCATCGCTGAAAAGATCATGGCTAACAGAGCTAAGAACTAA